A DNA window from Helianthus annuus cultivar XRQ/B chromosome 15, HanXRQr2.0-SUNRISE, whole genome shotgun sequence contains the following coding sequences:
- the LOC110906011 gene encoding peptidyl-prolyl cis-trans isomerase PASTICCINO1-like, producing MKPELHYGKDDCPVSVSDSFPKDVELNFEIELIEFSKIKHTLISIFSYVSLVVLFSIILGIKTHFFLCKYSSGFVTEDLGILKKVINEAQSWENPRDLYEVKARVSAKAGDGQPLQLPTTGEPIMFTFGKSEVPKGLEMGIGTMSRGESQYLSQSPPIPSVEGIEEVHFEVDLIHFIQVRDVLGDGRLIKRRIRDDKGVV from the exons ATGAAGCCTGAATTGCACTATGGCAAGGATGACTGTCCAGTTTCTGTTTCAGATAGCTTTCCAAAGGATGTTGAACTTAATTTTGAGATTGAGCTCATCGAGTTTTCTAAAATCAAG CACACACTTATAAGTATTTTTTCTTACGTTAGTTTAGTCGTTCTTTTCTCTATTATACTTGGTATCAAAACCCATTTTTTTCTATGTAAATATTCTTCAGGTTTTGTAACTGAAGATTTGGGAATCTTGAAGAAG GTTATAAATGAGGCACAAAGTTGGGAAAATCCAAGAGATCTTTATGAAGTAAAAGCCAG AGTTTCAGCAAAGGCGGGGGACGGACAACCACTTCAATTACCTACGACTGGCGAACCAATCATGTTCACATTTGGAAAATCCGAG GTACCTAAAGGTCTTGAAATGGGTATCGGAACAATGTCACGGGGAGAGAGTCAGTACTTAAGTCAAAGCCCCCCGATACCTTCTGTAGAAGGTATCGAAGAAGTTCACTTTGAAGTGGACCTTATCCATTTTATTCAG GTACGAGATGTACTAGGAGATGGTCGTCTAATAAAACGCCGCATAAGAGACGACAAAGGTGTTGTTTAA